The following coding sequences are from one Terriglobia bacterium window:
- a CDS encoding response regulator, translating to MEQFPALLRTRDRQPVSYLVVDDSVFARKNLTRMIETFGGQVAGEAGDGCTAITEYDRVTPDIVLMDITMPQMEGIEAAERIVRQHPHARVVMVSSVGYQENIVAALQKGARHFVQKPVKPEVLYEVIKYVMGEDAVAVASAAAGTGEAQ from the coding sequence ATGGAGCAATTTCCCGCTCTTCTTAGAACCAGGGACCGTCAACCGGTCAGCTATCTCGTCGTCGACGACTCCGTCTTCGCGCGCAAGAACCTGACTCGCATGATCGAGACCTTCGGCGGCCAGGTGGCTGGCGAGGCCGGTGACGGCTGCACCGCCATCACCGAATACGATCGGGTCACGCCCGACATCGTGCTCATGGATATCACCATGCCACAGATGGAGGGCATCGAGGCCGCCGAGCGCATCGTTCGGCAGCATCCGCACGCCCGCGTCGTCATGGTCTCGTCGGTTGGCTACCAGGAGAACATTGTCGCTGCCCTGCAAAAAGGCGCGCGCCACTTCGTGCAGAAACCCGTCAAGCCCGAGGTTCTCTACGAGGTCATCAAGTACGTCATGGGCGAAGACGCCGTCGCCGTCGCATCTGCCGCCGCCGGAACAGGAGAAGCACAATGA
- a CDS encoding chemotaxis response regulator protein-glutamate methylesterase: MSKEMLRVLVVDDSALMRKLIPQIIERDSSIHVVGTAMDGAFALKKIEELQPHVITLDLEMPRMDGMETLRAIMRQSRTPVIVVSAHTTQGASATFKALALGAFDFVAKPHDALSANMDAIATDLINKIKVAAETRISKAQPEVPTSRRNKKSPEKRLPARRVVAIGVSTGGPNALQYVLSQLSADFPAAIVVVQHMPEGFTELFARRLDECCAIDVKEAASGDLLLAGRALICPGNRHMRVKRMPLGNIVVLSEEPKINGHRPSVDVLYRSVAHEFGRDAVGLIMTGMGEDGADALGEIRKMGGMTIAQDEESCVVYGMPRAAIDRGSVVRVVPLDALANTLVAQCAERSRVLTKV; this comes from the coding sequence ATGAGCAAAGAAATGCTTCGCGTTCTCGTTGTCGACGACTCCGCCCTGATGCGCAAGCTTATCCCGCAAATCATCGAGCGCGACAGTTCCATCCACGTTGTCGGCACCGCCATGGACGGCGCATTCGCGCTAAAGAAGATCGAGGAACTGCAACCCCACGTCATCACTCTCGACCTCGAAATGCCGCGAATGGACGGCATGGAGACTCTCCGCGCCATCATGCGCCAGTCCCGAACTCCGGTGATCGTCGTCAGCGCGCACACCACCCAGGGCGCCAGCGCAACGTTTAAAGCTCTCGCGCTGGGGGCCTTCGACTTCGTCGCCAAGCCGCATGACGCCCTCTCGGCGAACATGGATGCCATCGCGACTGACCTCATCAACAAGATCAAGGTCGCGGCGGAAACGCGAATTTCCAAAGCACAACCCGAGGTCCCGACTAGTCGGCGCAACAAGAAATCCCCGGAAAAGCGCCTGCCTGCGCGACGCGTCGTCGCCATCGGCGTCTCGACCGGCGGCCCCAACGCCCTTCAATATGTGCTTTCGCAACTCTCGGCAGACTTCCCTGCCGCGATCGTCGTCGTGCAGCACATGCCGGAGGGCTTTACCGAACTTTTCGCGCGCCGTCTGGATGAGTGCTGCGCCATTGACGTTAAGGAAGCCGCTTCCGGCGATCTCCTGCTCGCAGGACGTGCGCTCATTTGTCCCGGCAACCGGCACATGCGCGTCAAACGCATGCCTCTAGGCAACATCGTTGTTCTCTCCGAGGAACCGAAGATCAATGGGCATCGCCCATCTGTCGATGTCCTCTATCGCTCCGTCGCCCATGAATTCGGCCGCGATGCCGTTGGCCTCATCATGACCGGGATGGGCGAAGATGGTGCCGATGCTCTCGGCGAAATCAGGAAGATGGGCGGAATGACCATCGCCCAGGACGAGGAATCCTGCGTCGTTTACGGAATGCCGCGCGCCGCGATTGATCGTGGCTCGGTCGTGCGCGTAGTTCCACTCGACGCTTTGGCAAACACATTAGTAGCCCAGTGCGCCGAACGTTCGCGCGTGCTGACGAAGGTTTAA